The Streptomyces sp. NBC_01244 genome contains a region encoding:
- a CDS encoding NAD(P)H-hydrate dehydratase, with translation MRTAYSVETVRAAERELMARLPEGTLMRRAAAGLAAVCVRLLPRVYGSRVVLLVGPGDNGGDTLYAGAKLARRGAGVTAVAMDPDRVHAGGLAALRAAGGRLDAAVPERADLVLDGLVGIGGRGALRPAAAALVERIPAGAVVVAVDLPSGVDADTGEVAGAAVTADVTVTFGAYKQGLLVDPGASRAGALHLVDIGLAFETPEMEALQHADVAGLLPAPTASSDKYRRGVLGIVAGSARYPGAAVLAVAGALRGGAGAVRYVGPPAVADAVLARYPETLIGTGRVQAWVVGPGLGDEGGPEVREALSQPVPVLVDADGLRGLDPGELRARAAPTLLTPHAGEAAALLGLARESVEAGRLEAVRGLAQRYGAVALLKGSTTLIAPAGPGPVRVNPTGTPWLATAGSGDVLSGLAGSLLAAGLPALDAGSVAAYLHGLAARLTGGPLLAHQVAEALPRAWREVARG, from the coding sequence ATGCGTACTGCTTACAGCGTGGAGACCGTACGGGCCGCCGAGCGCGAGCTGATGGCCCGGCTGCCCGAAGGCACCCTGATGCGGCGGGCGGCGGCCGGACTGGCCGCCGTCTGCGTCCGGTTGCTGCCCCGCGTCTACGGGTCCCGCGTGGTGCTGCTGGTCGGCCCGGGGGACAACGGCGGCGACACCCTCTACGCGGGCGCGAAGCTGGCCCGGCGCGGGGCCGGGGTGACGGCCGTTGCGATGGATCCGGACCGGGTGCACGCGGGCGGACTGGCCGCGCTGCGGGCCGCCGGCGGGCGCCTCGACGCGGCCGTGCCCGAGCGGGCCGACCTGGTGCTCGACGGGCTGGTCGGCATCGGCGGCCGGGGAGCACTGCGGCCGGCCGCGGCCGCGCTGGTGGAGCGGATCCCGGCGGGCGCGGTGGTGGTCGCGGTGGACCTGCCCAGCGGGGTGGACGCGGACACCGGGGAGGTGGCCGGAGCGGCCGTGACGGCGGACGTGACGGTGACCTTCGGGGCGTACAAGCAGGGGCTGCTCGTCGACCCGGGGGCCTCGCGGGCGGGGGCGCTGCACCTGGTGGACATCGGGCTGGCTTTCGAGACCCCTGAGATGGAGGCCCTGCAGCACGCCGACGTGGCCGGGCTGCTGCCCGCGCCGACGGCGTCGAGCGACAAGTACCGGCGCGGCGTGCTCGGGATCGTCGCCGGGTCCGCGCGCTATCCGGGGGCGGCGGTGCTCGCGGTGGCGGGGGCGCTGCGGGGCGGCGCGGGCGCGGTGCGCTACGTGGGGCCGCCGGCGGTGGCGGACGCCGTACTGGCCCGGTACCCGGAGACGCTGATCGGAACCGGCCGGGTCCAGGCGTGGGTGGTCGGGCCCGGGCTGGGCGACGAGGGCGGCCCGGAGGTGCGGGAGGCGCTGTCGCAGCCGGTGCCGGTGCTGGTGGACGCGGACGGGCTGCGCGGGCTGGACCCCGGGGAGCTGCGGGCCCGGGCGGCCCCGACCCTGCTGACCCCGCACGCGGGGGAGGCGGCGGCGCTGCTGGGGCTCGCGCGGGAGAGCGTCGAGGCGGGCCGGCTGGAGGCCGTGCGGGGGCTCGCGCAGCGGTACGGGGCGGTGGCGCTGCTGAAGGGGTCGACGACCCTGATCGCCCCGGCCGGGCCCGGCCCCGTCCGGGTGAACCCGACCGGGACCCCGTGGCTGGCCACCGCCGGGAGCGGGGACGTGCTGTCCGGGCTGGCCGGGTCCCTGCTGGCGGCCGGCCTGCCGGCCCTGGACGCCGGGTCGGTGGCGGCGTACCTCCACGGCCTGGCGGCCCGCCTCACGGGCGGCCCCCTCCTGGCCCACCAGGTGGCCGAAGCCCTGCCGCGGGCGTGGCGGGAGGTAGCTCGCGGCTAG
- a CDS encoding holo-ACP synthase, with protein sequence MIIGVGIDVAEIERFGAALERTPGLAGRLFRDAELTLPGGERRGTASLAARFAAKEALAKALGAPGGLLWTDAEVYVEETGQPRLRVSGTVEARALALGVKSWHISLSHDAGIASAVVIAEG encoded by the coding sequence GTGATTATCGGCGTCGGAATCGACGTGGCGGAGATCGAGCGGTTCGGCGCGGCGCTGGAGCGCACGCCGGGCCTGGCCGGGCGGCTGTTCCGCGACGCGGAACTGACCCTGCCGGGCGGCGAGCGGCGCGGGACCGCCTCGCTCGCCGCCCGGTTCGCCGCCAAGGAGGCGCTCGCCAAGGCGCTCGGCGCGCCCGGCGGGCTGCTGTGGACCGACGCCGAGGTGTACGTCGAGGAGACCGGGCAGCCGCGCCTGCGCGTGTCGGGCACGGTGGAGGCGCGGGCGCTGGCGCTGGGCGTGAAGTCCTGGCACATCTCCCTCAGCCACGACGCGGGCATCGCCTCCGCCGTGGTCATCGCCGAGGGGTAG
- a CDS encoding alpha/beta fold hydrolase, with translation MSENWRKAGWAGAAIGVIAAGAAAGVAVERITVGRGMRMKARLALDATGDYGSLRGAPGTARAEDGTALYYEVDELPEEGKRRRLRRKAPLRPTVVFCHGYCLAQDSWHFQRAALRGVVRAVYWDQRSHGRSARGLAQADGEPVTFEQLGRDLQAVIDAAAPEGPLILVGHSMGGMTIMGLAQEFPDLIRDRVAGVALVGTSSGRLDEVTYGLPSLGFSTVRRLLPGVLKALGSQVELVEKGRRATADLFAGMVKMYSFASRDVDPGVARFAERLIEATPIDVVAEFYPAFQAHDKTAALQRFADIPVTVIAGDRDMVTPPDHSRAIKEVLPSAELVVLETAGHLMMLEHPDTVTRLLTELLARTGTVSAAANVGGHGRST, from the coding sequence GTGAGCGAGAACTGGCGCAAGGCGGGCTGGGCGGGCGCCGCCATCGGCGTGATAGCCGCCGGAGCGGCGGCCGGGGTCGCGGTCGAACGGATCACCGTCGGCCGGGGCATGCGCATGAAGGCGCGCCTCGCCCTCGACGCGACCGGGGACTACGGATCCCTGCGCGGAGCCCCCGGCACCGCGCGGGCCGAGGACGGCACCGCGCTGTACTACGAGGTCGACGAGCTGCCCGAGGAGGGCAAGCGGCGCCGGCTGCGCCGCAAGGCCCCGCTCCGGCCGACCGTGGTGTTCTGCCACGGCTACTGCCTCGCCCAGGACTCCTGGCACTTCCAGCGCGCCGCCCTGCGCGGCGTGGTCCGCGCCGTGTACTGGGACCAGCGCAGCCACGGCCGCAGTGCGCGCGGCCTGGCCCAGGCCGACGGCGAGCCGGTCACCTTCGAACAGCTCGGCCGCGACCTGCAGGCCGTCATCGACGCCGCCGCTCCCGAAGGCCCGCTGATCCTGGTCGGTCACTCGATGGGCGGGATGACCATCATGGGGCTGGCCCAGGAGTTCCCCGACCTGATCCGGGACCGCGTGGCCGGCGTGGCCCTGGTCGGCACCTCCAGCGGCCGGCTGGACGAGGTCACGTACGGGCTGCCCTCCCTGGGCTTCAGCACGGTACGGCGCCTGCTGCCCGGGGTGCTCAAGGCGCTCGGTTCCCAGGTGGAACTGGTGGAGAAGGGCCGCCGGGCCACCGCCGACCTGTTCGCCGGGATGGTCAAGATGTACTCCTTCGCCTCGCGCGACGTCGATCCGGGCGTCGCCCGCTTCGCCGAGCGGCTCATCGAGGCCACGCCCATCGACGTGGTCGCCGAGTTCTACCCGGCCTTCCAGGCGCACGACAAGACGGCCGCCCTCCAGCGGTTCGCGGACATCCCCGTCACCGTCATCGCCGGGGACCGCGACATGGTCACCCCGCCCGACCACAGCCGGGCCATCAAGGAAGTGCTGCCCTCCGCCGAGCTGGTCGTCCTGGAGACCGCCGGGCACCTGATGATGCTGGAGCACCCGGACACCGTGACCCGGCTGCTCACCGAGCTGCTCGCGCGCACCGGGACGGTGTCCGCAGCCGCTAACGTTGGCGGGCATGGAAGAAGTACCTGA
- the alr gene encoding alanine racemase, whose protein sequence is MNETAARVYAEIDLDAVRANVRALRERAPRSALMAVVKADAYGHGAVACARAAQEAGASWLGTATPDEALALRAAGIEGPVLCWLWTPGGPWREAVEAGIDVAVSAMWALDEVRAAARAAGTTARIQLKADTGLGRNGCQPADWEALVTAAVAAQSEGTVRVTGVWSHFACADEPGHPSIQLQLTAFRDMLAYAEKEGIEPEVRHIANSPATLTLPESHFDLVRCGLAVYGVSPAPELGTPAQLGLRPAMTLKATVALVKTVPAGHGVSYGHHYVTERETTLALIPAGYADGVPRQASGLGPVLVGGRIRTVAGRVAMDQFVVDLDGGHARAGDEAVIFGDAERGEPTAEDWARAAHTIAYEIVTRIGGRVPRVYHGG, encoded by the coding sequence ATGAACGAGACAGCCGCGCGCGTGTACGCCGAGATCGATCTTGACGCCGTCCGGGCCAACGTACGGGCCCTGCGCGAGCGGGCGCCCCGCTCCGCCCTGATGGCCGTCGTCAAGGCGGACGCCTACGGGCACGGGGCCGTGGCCTGTGCCCGGGCCGCCCAGGAGGCCGGCGCGAGCTGGCTGGGGACCGCCACGCCCGACGAGGCCCTCGCGCTGCGCGCCGCCGGGATCGAAGGACCCGTCCTGTGCTGGCTGTGGACGCCCGGCGGACCCTGGCGGGAGGCCGTCGAGGCCGGTATCGACGTGGCCGTCAGCGCGATGTGGGCCCTCGACGAGGTACGGGCGGCCGCCCGCGCCGCCGGAACGACGGCCAGGATCCAGCTCAAGGCCGACACGGGCCTGGGCCGCAACGGCTGCCAGCCCGCCGACTGGGAGGCCCTGGTGACCGCGGCCGTCGCCGCCCAGTCCGAGGGGACCGTCCGCGTCACCGGCGTCTGGTCGCACTTCGCCTGCGCCGACGAGCCCGGACACCCCTCCATCCAGCTCCAGCTGACCGCCTTCCGCGACATGCTCGCGTACGCGGAGAAGGAGGGCATCGAGCCCGAGGTCCGGCACATCGCCAACTCGCCGGCCACGCTCACCCTCCCCGAATCCCACTTCGACCTCGTCCGCTGCGGCCTGGCCGTCTACGGGGTCTCGCCCGCGCCCGAGCTCGGCACCCCCGCCCAGCTCGGCCTGCGGCCCGCGATGACCCTCAAGGCCACGGTCGCGCTGGTCAAGACCGTGCCGGCCGGGCACGGCGTCAGCTACGGGCACCACTACGTCACCGAGCGGGAGACCACCCTCGCGCTGATCCCCGCGGGCTACGCCGACGGCGTCCCCCGCCAGGCGTCCGGGCTCGGCCCGGTGCTCGTCGGCGGCCGCATCCGCACCGTCGCCGGGCGCGTGGCCATGGACCAGTTCGTGGTCGACCTGGACGGGGGACACGCCCGCGCAGGCGACGAGGCCGTCATCTTCGGGGACGCCGAGCGCGGTGAACCCACCGCCGAGGACTGGGCTCGAGCGGCGCACACGATCGCCTATGAGATCGTCACCCGTATCGGGGGCCGGGTCCCCCGCGTGTACCACGGCGGCTGA
- the tsaD gene encoding tRNA (adenosine(37)-N6)-threonylcarbamoyltransferase complex transferase subunit TsaD — MADEPLVLGIETSCDETGVGVVRGTTLLADAIASSVDEHARFGGVVPEVASRAHLEAMVPTIERALKEAGVSARDLDGIAVTAGPGLAGALLVGVSAAKAYAYALGKPLYGVNHLASHICVDQLEHGPLPEPTMALLVSGGHSSLLLAPDITSDVRPLGATIDDAAGEAFDKIARVLQLGFPGGPVIDRLAREGDPKAIAFPRGLTGPRDAPYDFSFSGLKTSVARWIEAKRKAGEDVPVRDVAASFQEAVVDVLTRKAIRACKDEGVDHLMIGGGVAANSRLRSLAQERCDAAGIILRVPRPGLCTDNGAMVAALGAEMVKRNRAPSDWDLSADSSLPVTDPHVPGHSHGHSHGDGDGHGHGHGHGHAHDHDHVHELSKDNLYS, encoded by the coding sequence ATGGCTGACGAACCGCTCGTCCTCGGCATCGAGACCTCCTGCGACGAGACCGGCGTCGGCGTCGTCCGCGGCACCACGCTGCTCGCGGACGCCATCGCGTCGAGCGTCGACGAGCACGCCCGCTTCGGCGGGGTCGTGCCCGAGGTGGCCTCCCGCGCGCACCTGGAGGCGATGGTCCCCACCATCGAGCGCGCCCTGAAGGAGGCCGGGGTCAGCGCCCGCGACCTCGACGGCATCGCCGTCACCGCCGGCCCCGGCCTCGCGGGGGCCCTGCTGGTGGGCGTCTCCGCCGCGAAGGCCTACGCGTACGCGCTGGGCAAGCCGCTGTACGGGGTGAACCACTTGGCCTCGCACATCTGCGTCGACCAGCTGGAGCACGGGCCGCTGCCCGAGCCGACGATGGCGCTGCTGGTCTCCGGCGGGCACTCCTCGCTGCTGCTGGCCCCCGACATCACCTCCGACGTACGGCCGCTCGGCGCGACCATCGACGACGCGGCGGGCGAGGCCTTCGACAAGATCGCGCGCGTCCTGCAGCTGGGCTTCCCCGGCGGTCCGGTCATCGACCGGCTCGCACGCGAGGGGGACCCGAAGGCGATCGCCTTCCCGCGCGGGCTGACGGGGCCGCGCGACGCCCCGTACGACTTCTCCTTCTCCGGGCTCAAGACCTCGGTCGCCCGCTGGATCGAGGCGAAGCGCAAGGCGGGCGAGGACGTGCCGGTGCGCGATGTGGCGGCCTCCTTCCAGGAAGCCGTGGTGGACGTACTGACGCGCAAGGCGATCCGCGCGTGCAAGGACGAGGGCGTCGACCACCTGATGATCGGCGGCGGGGTCGCGGCCAACTCCCGGCTGCGCTCGCTGGCCCAGGAGCGGTGCGACGCCGCGGGGATCATCCTGCGGGTGCCGCGGCCGGGGCTGTGCACGGACAACGGCGCGATGGTGGCGGCGCTGGGCGCGGAGATGGTCAAGCGGAACAGGGCCCCCTCGGACTGGGACCTGTCGGCGGACTCCTCGCTTCCGGTCACCGACCCGCATGTTCCCGGCCATTCCCACGGCCATTCCCACGGGGACGGCGACGGGCACGGCCACGGTCACGGGCACGGTCATGCGCACGACCACGACCACGTGCACGAGCTGAGCAAGGACAACCTGTACTCGTGA
- a CDS encoding class I SAM-dependent methyltransferase yields MTPEDFAALLAPEGHALLDSLRDYDPARELAVATRLRREHPAALVSAALGQARLRQRAVAKFGAEDAHRMYFTPGGGEMATRASVASYRAERLAALGVRSLADLCCGIGGDALALARLGIRVLAVDHDPLTVAVARANAAALGLADLIEVREADVTEVDTAGYDAVFIDPARRGGRGRIFDPESYSPPLSWAIATARAAKVAAIKIAPGIPHEAVPAEAQAEWISDQGDVKEAVLWFGTAPGEIRATLLPGPRALATADPLPDPEAGPVGRYLYEPDGAVIRAHLVAEVAEQLGGRLIDPTIAYITADELRETPYATSYEITDVLPFGLKKLKALLRERGVGILTVKKRGSAIEPEELRRKVKPQGPNSATVFLTRVAGAPSMLIGSPTARP; encoded by the coding sequence GTGACCCCCGAAGACTTCGCCGCGCTCCTCGCCCCCGAGGGCCACGCCCTCCTCGACTCGCTCCGGGACTACGACCCCGCCCGGGAGCTCGCCGTCGCCACCCGGCTGCGCCGCGAACACCCCGCCGCCCTGGTCTCCGCCGCCCTCGGACAGGCCCGGCTGCGGCAGCGCGCGGTGGCGAAGTTCGGGGCCGAGGACGCCCACCGGATGTACTTCACCCCCGGCGGCGGAGAGATGGCCACCCGCGCCTCGGTGGCCTCGTACCGCGCCGAGCGGCTCGCCGCCCTGGGCGTACGGAGCCTCGCGGACCTCTGCTGCGGGATCGGCGGCGACGCCCTCGCCCTGGCCCGGCTCGGCATCCGCGTCCTGGCGGTGGACCACGATCCGCTGACCGTCGCCGTCGCGCGCGCCAATGCCGCGGCCCTGGGACTGGCGGACCTGATCGAGGTCCGGGAGGCCGACGTGACGGAGGTCGACACCGCCGGCTACGACGCCGTCTTCATCGACCCGGCCCGCCGGGGCGGACGCGGCCGCATCTTCGACCCGGAGTCCTACTCCCCTCCGCTGTCCTGGGCGATCGCCACCGCCCGGGCCGCGAAGGTCGCCGCCATCAAGATCGCCCCCGGGATCCCGCACGAGGCGGTGCCCGCCGAGGCCCAGGCCGAGTGGATCTCCGACCAGGGGGACGTGAAGGAGGCCGTGCTGTGGTTCGGGACGGCCCCGGGCGAGATCCGGGCCACCCTGCTGCCCGGTCCGCGCGCGCTGGCGACCGCCGATCCGCTGCCCGACCCCGAGGCCGGTCCCGTCGGCCGCTACCTCTACGAGCCCGACGGCGCCGTGATCCGCGCCCACCTCGTCGCCGAGGTCGCCGAGCAGCTGGGCGGGCGGCTGATCGACCCGACCATCGCGTACATCACCGCCGACGAGCTGCGCGAGACCCCGTACGCGACCTCGTACGAGATCACCGACGTGCTGCCGTTCGGGCTGAAGAAGCTCAAGGCGCTGCTGCGCGAGCGCGGGGTCGGCATCCTCACGGTGAAGAAGCGCGGCTCCGCGATCGAGCCCGAGGAGCTGCGCAGGAAGGTGAAGCCGCAGGGGCCGAACTCCGCCACGGTGTTCCTGACCCGGGTCGCCGGGGCCCCCTCGATGCTGATCGGCTCACCGACCGCCCGCCCCTGA
- the tsaE gene encoding tRNA (adenosine(37)-N6)-threonylcarbamoyltransferase complex ATPase subunit type 1 TsaE: MEEVPDTETHVTVGSPDAMQDLGRRIAGLLRPGDLVLLTGELGAGKTTLTRGLGEGLGVRGAVTSPTFVIARVHPSLTGGPALVHVDAYRLGGGLDEMEDLDLDVSLPESVVVVEWGDGKVEELSDDRLHVVIRRAVGHEEVLDDVREVMVRGIGTRWSAGAGLESLAGVLSE; this comes from the coding sequence ATGGAAGAAGTACCTGACACGGAAACGCACGTCACCGTCGGCTCGCCCGACGCCATGCAGGACCTCGGGCGCCGGATCGCCGGGCTGCTGCGCCCCGGCGACCTCGTCCTACTGACCGGGGAGCTCGGCGCCGGGAAGACCACCCTGACCCGCGGCCTCGGCGAGGGTCTGGGCGTGCGCGGGGCCGTGACCTCGCCGACCTTCGTGATCGCCCGGGTCCATCCCTCGCTGACCGGCGGTCCGGCGCTGGTGCACGTGGACGCGTACCGGCTGGGCGGCGGGCTGGACGAGATGGAGGACCTGGACCTCGACGTCTCGCTGCCCGAGTCCGTCGTCGTCGTGGAGTGGGGCGACGGCAAGGTCGAGGAGCTGTCCGACGACCGGCTGCACGTGGTGATCCGCCGGGCGGTGGGCCACGAGGAGGTCCTGGACGACGTGCGCGAGGTGATGGTCCGCGGGATCGGCACCCGCTGGTCGGCCGGGGCGGGTCTGGAGAGCCTCGCGGGCGTCCTGTCGGAGTAG
- the tsaB gene encoding tRNA (adenosine(37)-N6)-threonylcarbamoyltransferase complex dimerization subunit type 1 TsaB, producing MLLLAVDTATPAVTVALHDGESVLAESNQVDARRHGELLLPAVDKVLAEAGVTLEAVTGIVVGVGPGPYTGLRVGLVTASTFASVLGVPVHGLCTLDGLAYAAGAAGIEGPFTVATDARRKEVYWARYEDPRTRAGEPAVDRPADIAERVAGLPAVGQGAHLYPEVFTDARAPEHQSAAALAALAAERLAAGEAFLPPTPLYLRRPDAEVPKNYKVVTPQ from the coding sequence GTGCTCTTGCTCGCTGTAGATACCGCCACGCCCGCCGTCACCGTCGCCCTGCACGACGGCGAGTCCGTCCTCGCCGAGTCGAACCAGGTCGACGCCCGCCGCCACGGGGAGCTCCTGCTGCCCGCCGTCGACAAGGTCCTCGCCGAGGCGGGGGTCACGCTCGAAGCCGTCACCGGCATCGTCGTCGGGGTCGGCCCCGGCCCCTACACGGGACTGCGCGTCGGCCTCGTGACCGCGTCCACCTTCGCCTCCGTCCTCGGCGTGCCCGTCCACGGACTGTGCACCCTCGACGGGCTGGCCTACGCGGCCGGCGCGGCCGGGATCGAGGGCCCCTTCACCGTGGCCACCGACGCCCGGCGCAAGGAGGTCTACTGGGCGCGCTACGAGGACCCCCGCACCCGGGCCGGCGAGCCCGCGGTGGACCGGCCGGCCGACATCGCCGAGCGCGTCGCCGGACTGCCCGCCGTCGGCCAGGGCGCGCACCTCTACCCGGAGGTCTTCACCGACGCGCGGGCCCCGGAGCACCAGAGCGCCGCCGCGCTGGCCGCGCTGGCCGCGGAAAGACTGGCGGCGGGGGAGGCCTTCCTGCCCCCGACGCCGCTCTACCTGCGCCGGCCCGACGCCGAGGTGCCCAAGAACTACAAGGTGGTCACCCCGCAGTGA
- the rimI gene encoding ribosomal protein S18-alanine N-acetyltransferase, whose product MRWWDIGPVLELEHELFPEDAWSAGMFWSELAHARGPGATRRYVVAEEAGRLVGYAGLAAAGDLADVQTIAAARDQWGTGLGARLLTELLRAATAFECAEVLLEVRVDNVRAQKLYARFGFEPIGFRRGYYQPGNVDALVMRRLTDPADPTAPADPDSALPDSDSVPLQGETTHG is encoded by the coding sequence ATGCGCTGGTGGGACATCGGGCCCGTGCTGGAGCTGGAGCACGAGCTGTTCCCCGAGGACGCCTGGTCCGCCGGGATGTTCTGGTCCGAGCTGGCCCACGCCCGCGGCCCCGGCGCCACCCGCCGCTACGTCGTGGCGGAGGAGGCCGGCCGGCTCGTCGGCTACGCCGGGCTGGCCGCCGCCGGGGACCTGGCCGACGTACAGACCATCGCCGCGGCCCGCGACCAGTGGGGCACCGGGCTCGGCGCCCGGCTGCTGACCGAGCTGCTGCGCGCCGCGACCGCCTTCGAATGCGCCGAGGTGCTGCTGGAGGTGCGGGTCGACAACGTCCGGGCCCAGAAGCTCTACGCCCGCTTCGGTTTCGAGCCGATCGGCTTCCGGCGCGGCTACTACCAGCCCGGCAACGTGGACGCCCTCGTGATGCGCCGACTTACCGACCCCGCGGACCCCACGGCCCCCGCGGACCCCGACTCCGCACTCCCCGACTCCGACTCCGTACCCCTGCAAGGTGAGACGACCCATGGCTGA
- the glmS gene encoding glutamine--fructose-6-phosphate transaminase (isomerizing): MCGIVGYVGAQSALDVVIAGLKRLEYRGYDSAGVAVLADGELAAVKKAGKLVNLEKELVGHPLPAGSTGLGHTRWATHGGPTDVNAHPHLDNSGRVAVVHNGIIENFAALRAELAERGHRLESETDTEVVAHLLAERFEGAGGDLAEAMRQVCRRLDGAFTLVAVHADQPDVVVGARRNSPLVVGVGEGENFLASDVAAFIAHTRSAIELGQDQVVELRRDGVTVTNFDGTAASVRAYHVDWDASAAEKGGYDYFMLKEIAEQPKAVADTLLGRIDANGLLTLDEVRIPDSVLREVDKVVIVACGTAYHAGMIAKLAIEHWTRIPCETELASEFRYRDPILDQRTLVIAISQSGETMDTLMALRHAREQGAKVLAVCNTNGSTIPRESDAVLYTHAGPEVAVASTKAFLTQLVACYLVALYLGQVRGTKWGDEIRSVIRELSDIAAAVDTVLETMEPVRELARSLADKNTVLFLGRHVGYPVALEGALKLKELAYMHAEGFAAGELKHGPIALIEKDLPVVVVVPSPRGRSVLHDKIVSNIQEIRARGARTIVIAEEGDEAVVPYADHLIRIPATPTLLQPLVATVPLQVFACELATARGNEVDQPRNLAKSVTVE; the protein is encoded by the coding sequence ATGTGCGGAATCGTGGGTTACGTGGGAGCGCAGTCGGCGCTCGATGTGGTCATTGCCGGACTCAAGCGGCTGGAGTACCGCGGCTACGACTCGGCGGGTGTCGCCGTGCTCGCCGACGGGGAACTCGCCGCCGTCAAGAAGGCCGGCAAGCTGGTCAATCTGGAGAAGGAGCTGGTCGGGCACCCACTGCCGGCCGGTTCCACCGGGCTCGGACACACCCGGTGGGCCACCCATGGGGGGCCCACCGACGTCAACGCCCACCCGCACCTCGACAATTCGGGGCGCGTGGCCGTCGTGCACAACGGGATCATCGAGAACTTCGCCGCGCTGCGGGCCGAGCTCGCCGAGCGCGGCCACCGGCTGGAGTCCGAGACGGACACCGAGGTCGTGGCGCACCTGCTGGCCGAGCGGTTCGAGGGCGCGGGCGGAGACCTCGCGGAGGCGATGCGACAGGTGTGCCGGCGCCTCGACGGGGCCTTCACCCTGGTCGCCGTGCACGCCGACCAGCCGGACGTGGTGGTCGGCGCGCGCCGCAACTCCCCGCTCGTGGTGGGCGTCGGCGAGGGCGAGAACTTCCTCGCCTCGGACGTGGCCGCCTTCATCGCGCACACCCGGTCCGCGATCGAGCTGGGGCAGGACCAGGTCGTCGAGCTCCGCCGCGACGGGGTCACGGTGACCAACTTCGACGGTACGGCCGCGAGCGTGCGGGCGTACCACGTGGACTGGGACGCCTCGGCGGCCGAGAAGGGGGGCTACGACTACTTCATGCTCAAGGAGATCGCCGAGCAGCCGAAGGCCGTCGCCGACACCCTGCTGGGCCGGATCGACGCGAACGGCCTGCTGACCCTCGACGAGGTGCGCATCCCCGACTCGGTGCTGCGCGAGGTCGACAAGGTCGTGATCGTGGCGTGCGGTACGGCCTACCACGCGGGCATGATCGCGAAGCTGGCCATCGAGCACTGGACCCGCATCCCCTGCGAGACGGAGCTGGCCAGCGAGTTCCGCTACCGCGACCCGATCCTGGACCAGCGGACGCTGGTGATCGCGATCTCGCAGTCCGGCGAGACGATGGACACCCTGATGGCGCTGCGCCACGCGCGGGAGCAGGGCGCCAAGGTGCTGGCCGTCTGCAACACGAACGGCTCGACGATCCCGCGCGAGTCGGACGCCGTGCTGTACACGCACGCCGGACCCGAGGTGGCCGTCGCCTCGACCAAGGCGTTCCTGACGCAGCTCGTGGCCTGCTACCTGGTCGCCCTCTACCTCGGGCAGGTCCGGGGCACGAAGTGGGGCGACGAGATCCGGTCCGTGATCAGGGAGTTGTCGGACATCGCCGCGGCGGTGGACACCGTACTGGAGACCATGGAACCGGTACGGGAACTGGCGCGGTCGCTCGCCGACAAGAACACCGTGCTGTTCCTGGGGCGGCACGTCGGCTACCCGGTGGCGCTGGAGGGTGCGCTCAAGCTCAAGGAGCTGGCGTACATGCACGCCGAGGGCTTCGCGGCGGGCGAGCTCAAGCACGGGCCGATCGCGCTGATCGAGAAGGACCTGCCGGTCGTGGTCGTCGTACCGTCGCCGCGCGGGCGCTCGGTGCTGCACGACAAGATCGTGTCCAACATCCAGGAGATCCGGGCGCGCGGGGCGCGGACCATCGTGATCGCCGAGGAGGGGGACGAGGCGGTGGTCCCGTACGCCGACCACCTCATCCGCATCCCGGCCACCCCGACGCTGCTCCAGCCGCTCGTGGCCACCGTGCCGCTGCAGGTGTTCGCGTGCGAACTGGCGACGGCGCGCGGCAACGAGGTGGACCAGCCGCGTAACCTCGCCAAGTCGGTGACTGTGGAGTGA